From one Bos javanicus breed banteng chromosome 15, ARS-OSU_banteng_1.0, whole genome shotgun sequence genomic stretch:
- the LOC133226768 gene encoding olfactory receptor 51E2 has translation MSTCNFTHATFVLIGIPGLEAAQFWIGFPLLSMYAVALFGNCIVVFIVRMERSLHAPMYLFLCMLAAIDLALSTSTMPKILALFWFDSREITFDACMTQMFFIHALSAIESTILLAMAFDRYIAICHPLRHAAVLNNTVTAQIGLVAVVRGSLFFIPLPLLIERLAFCQSNVLSHSYCVHQDVMKLAYADTLPNVVYGLTAILLVMGVDALFISLSYFLIIRTVLQLPSKSERAKAFGTCVSHIGVVLAFYVPLIGLSVVHRFGNSLHPIVHVLMGDVYLLLPPVINPIIYGAKTKQIRIRVLAMFKISCDREFQPVGGK, from the coding sequence ATGAGTACCTGCAACTTCACACATGCCACCTTTGTACTTATTGGTATCCCAGGACTAGAAGCAGCTCAATTCTGGATTGGCTTCCCCCTGCTTTCTATGTATGCTGTGGCATTGTTTGGAAATTGCATCGTGGTCTTCATCGTAAGGATGGAGCGCAGCCTCCATGCTCCCATGTACCTCTTTCTCTGCATGCTGGCAGCCATCGACCTGGCCTTGTCCACATCCACCATGCCCAAGATCCTCGCCCTCTTCTGGTTCGACTCCCGGGAGATCACCTTTGATGCCTGTATGACCCAGATGTTCTTTATTCACGCTCTCTCAGCCATCGAGTCCACCATCCTACTGGCCATGGCCTTTGACCGTTACATAGCAATCTGCCACCCGCTGCGCCATGCCGCAGTGCTCAACAACACAGTGACAGCCCAGATTGGCCTGGTGGCTGTGGTCCGCGGATCCCTCTTCTTCATCCCACTGCCTCTGCTCATCGAACGGCTAGCCTTCTGCCAATCCAACGTGCTCTCGCATTCCTATTGCGTGCACCAGGATGTAATGAAGTTGGCCTATGCAGACACATTGCCCAATGTGGTCTATGGTCTTACTGCCATTCTGCTGGTCATGGGTGTGGATGCCCTGTTCATCTCTTTGTCCTATTTTCTGATTATACGAACAGTTCTACAACTGCCTTCCAAGTCGGAGCGGGCCAAGGCCTTTGGAACCTGTGTGTCACATATTGGTGTGGTGCTGGCCTTCTATGTGCCTCTCATCGGCCTCTCAGTGGTGCATCGCTTTGGGAACAGCCTTCATCCCATTGTGCATGTTCTCATGGGTGATGTCTACCTACTTCTGCCTCCTGTCATCAATCCCATCATTTACGGTGCCAAGACCAAACAGATCAGAATTCGGGTGCTAGCTATGTTTAAGATCAGCTGTGACAGGGAGTTTCAGCCTGTGGGAGGCAAGTGA
- the LOC133226767 gene encoding olfactory receptor 51F2-like yields MSNLQNTTSSSLIFLLTGVPGLEAFHTWISIPFCFLYATALSGNSLVLFAIVTQPSLHKPMYYFLSMLSTTDLGLSVSTLFTMLGIFWFNAREISFNACLSQMFFIKFFTVMESSVLLAMAFDRFVAISDPLRYAIILTDSRITQIGVAIVIRGTLTLTPMVALLTRLSYCHSRVLHHSYCFHPDVMKLSCTDTRLNNAVGLTAMISTVGVDSILIPFSYVLIIKTILSIASPEERKKAFSTCISHIGAVAIFYIPLISLSFVHRFGKRAPAYVHTMIANTYLLIPPVMNPIIYSVKTKQICRAVIKILHSKDT; encoded by the coding sequence ATGTCAAACTTGCAAAATACCACATCCTCTTCCCTCATTTTCCTGCTGACTGGTGTTCCCGGGCTGGAAGCCTTCCACACCTGGATCTCCATTCCCTTCTGCTTTCTCTATGCAACTGCTCTCTCAGGAAACAGCCTGGTTCTCTTTGCCATCGTCACTCAGCCCAGCCTCCACAAGCCCATGTATTATTTCCTCTCCATGCTGTCCACCACTGACCTTGGCTTGTCTGTATCTACTCTGTTCACCATGCTGGGTATATTCTGGTTCAATGCCAGGGAGATCAGCTTTAATGCCTGCTTGTCACAAATGTTCTTTATTAAATTCTTCACTGTCATGGAGTCATCAGTGTTGTTGGCCATGGCTTTTGATCGTTTTGTGGCCATCTCTGACCCCCTCAGGTATGCCATCATTTTGACGGACTCCAGAATAACTCAAATTGGAGTGGCCATTGTCATCAGGGGGACGCTAACGCTCACGCCGATGGTAGCACTTCTTACGAGACTGTCCTATTGCCACAGCCGCGTGCTCCACCACTCCTACTGTTTCCACCCTGATGTGATGAAGCTCTCGTGTACAGACACCAGGCTCAACAATGCAGTGGGGCTGACTGCCATGATCTCGACTGTTGGTGTGGACTCCATCCTCATCCCCTTTTCTTATGTTTTGATCATTAAGACTATCCTCAGCATTGCATCcccagaagagaggaaaaaagcctTCAGCACATGTATCTCTCATATTGGGGCTGTTGCCATTTTCTATATCCCATTGATCAGTCTGTCCTTTGTTCACAGATTTGGGAAACGGGCCCCAGCCTACGTACATACTATGATAGCTAACACCTACCTGCTAATCCCCCCTGTCATGAACCCCATCATCTACAGTGTGAAGACAAAACAGATATGCAGAGctgtgataaaaattctccacTCCAAAGACACATAG
- the LOC133261366 gene encoding olfactory receptor 51I2-like has product MLPNSRTAIFPMFLSCLILLSRMKRSHLAGDLISKLRMFFSWSFANISFFQPHAFLMIGIPGLEAIHGWISILFSSMYTAALTGNCLILLALRRTPSLHQPMYYFLSMLALTDVGLTLATMPTTLAVLWFDHRLIGFNTCLVQMFFLHFFSVVESSVLLAMSFDRFVAISNPLRYASVLTNNVIIRIGLAIVARATVSLFPGPFLLKRLNFCPGKILLSHSFCFHADVMKRACADITVNIIYGLYVVLSTVGFDSLLIVLSYTLILHTVMSLASPRERIRALNTCVSHILAVLVFFIPVIGVSMIHRFGRHLPPIVHALVAYVYLVVPPVLNPVIYSVKSKPIREAMLRVLREKRKG; this is encoded by the coding sequence ATGTTACCTAATAGCAGAACTGCCATTTTCCCCATGTTTTTATCTTGTCTTATTCTTCTGTCCAGAATGAAAAGGTCCCATCTTGCTGGAGATCTCATCAGTAAACTAAGGATGTTCTTTTCCTGGTCCTTTGCCAACATCTCCTTCTTCCAGCCACATGCTTTCCTGATGATTGGCATCCCAGGCCTGGAGGCCATTCATGGCTGGAtctccatcctcttctcctccatgTACACCGCGGCCCTCACAGGAAACTGCCTGATCCTCTTGGCTCTGAGGAGGACTCCCAGCCTGCACCAGCCCATGTATTACTTCCTGTCCATGCTGGCCCTCACCGACGTGGGCCTCACCTTGGCCACAATGCCCACCACGCTGGCTGTGCTCTGGTTTGACCATCGGCTCATTGGCTTCAACACCTGTCTGGTCCAGATGTTCTTCCTCCACTTCTTCTCCGTGGTGGAGTCCTCGGTGCTCCTGGCCATGTCATTTGACCGCTTTGTGGCCATCTCCAACCCCCTGCGCTATGCCTCTGTCCTCACAAACAATGTCATCATCAGGATTGGGCTGGCCATTGTGGCCCGAGCCACTGTGTCCCTCTTCCCAGGGCCCTTCTTACTAAAGAGACTGAACTTTTGCCCTGGCAAGATCCTCCTGTCCCACTCATTCTGTTTCCATGCAGATGTCATGAAACGAGCCTGTGCTGACATTACTGTCAATATCATTTATGGGCTGTATGTGGTTCTGTCCACAGTGGGTTTTGACTCCTTGCTTATTGTGTTGTCCTATACCCTTATTCTTCATACAGTGATGAGTCTGGCCTCTCCCAGGGAGCGTATCCGGGCCCTCAACACTTGTGTTTCTCATATTTTAGCCGTTCTGGTTTTCTTCATCCCAGTCATAGGTGTGTCCATGATCCACCGTTTTGGGAGACACCTTCCCCCCATAGTACACGCCCTTGTTGCCTACGTGTACCTGGTGGTGCCCCCTGTGCTCAACCCCGTCATCTACAGTGTCAAGTCCAAGCCCATCAGGGAGGCCATGCTCAGGGTGctgagggagaagaggaaaggctGA